A genomic stretch from Deinococcus aquiradiocola includes:
- a CDS encoding LacI family DNA-binding transcriptional regulator, translated as MVKPAAQSVTIHDVAKRSGVSYQTVSRVINNHVSVAATTRERVLKAIEDLNYRPSILAKSLVTKRSQLIGVVAYGTEQYGPAQVVQNVERSARTHGYEILLSTLSQFREREIQAAVERLQQFGVDGLVLLTPYDAHDIVKRIGTRLPFILIDATTDVDGPTVSIDQMEGGVLATDHLIQLGHTGILHVSGPDEWSDADLRYQGYLHSMARAGLTPLPRYAGDWSPASGYAATRQALTDGQPFTAVLAANDQMALGAMRAVREAGKRIPQDVSVLGFDDIPEAAYFDPPLTTVVQDFGLLGRKSLEELLRLVKEPQERVRHVVFQPQLVVRGTTARRS; from the coding sequence ATGGTGAAGCCCGCCGCGCAGAGCGTCACCATCCACGACGTCGCGAAACGCTCCGGCGTGTCGTACCAGACGGTGTCGCGCGTCATCAACAACCACGTCAGCGTCGCCGCCACCACCCGAGAACGCGTCCTGAAGGCCATCGAGGACCTCAACTACCGTCCGAGCATCCTCGCGAAGAGCCTCGTCACGAAACGCTCCCAGCTGATCGGCGTGGTCGCCTACGGCACCGAACAGTACGGCCCCGCGCAGGTCGTGCAGAACGTGGAGCGCAGCGCCCGCACGCACGGCTACGAGATCCTCCTCTCGACCCTCAGTCAGTTCAGGGAACGCGAGATCCAGGCGGCCGTGGAACGCCTCCAGCAGTTCGGCGTGGACGGCCTCGTGCTGCTCACCCCGTACGACGCGCACGACATCGTGAAACGCATCGGCACGCGGCTCCCCTTCATCCTGATCGACGCGACCACCGACGTGGACGGTCCCACCGTCAGCATCGACCAGATGGAGGGCGGCGTCCTCGCCACCGACCACCTGATCCAGCTGGGCCACACCGGCATCCTGCACGTCAGCGGCCCCGACGAGTGGAGCGACGCCGACCTGCGCTACCAGGGCTACCTGCACAGCATGGCCCGCGCGGGCCTCACGCCCCTCCCCCGCTACGCCGGCGACTGGAGTCCCGCCAGCGGTTACGCCGCGACCCGGCAGGCCCTGACGGACGGGCAGCCGTTCACGGCCGTCCTCGCCGCGAACGACCAGATGGCGCTCGGCGCGATGCGCGCCGTCCGGGAGGCGGGGAAACGCATCCCGCAGGACGTGTCCGTGCTCGGCTTCGACGACATCCCGGAAGCGGCGTACTTCGACCCGCCCCTCACGACCGTCGTGCAGGACTTCGGGCTGCTGGGCCGCAAGAGCCTGGAGGAACTGCTGCGCCTCGTGAAGGAACCGCAGGAACGCGTGCGGCACGTGGTGTTCCAGCCGCAGCTCGTGGTGCGCGGCACCACCGCCCGCCGCTCCTGA
- a CDS encoding PAS domain-containing sensor histidine kinase, whose amino-acid sequence MKGLRGRLLLVTIVLVFAAFVTASTRLTRATELSSISLTGWAFSEFVRQAALTDVLAADGRNGQDLSDSIAILQSKARVVSNDYFVDRLDADSAAALQRALKATNALTVQQATSSRGSTTLDAILNDAQVAYAGAVDALSAQRVLLLRDLRLVEVTLGVLALLLLLATSMVFRQFRSDARRAVQLQEDRAREAESSASRLHDLYEATASAEPDFARRLERVLQIGKSAFGATTGMYARSEDGALVAVSVTGDEGPVPDLLGWAAAHAQDGTATRRERYLAVPVMSDGVPCGALAYARPAGHGTFQPGDEAFLGLMAQWVGQHLEQQRAEWLLRESEARSQSIIRSSLDAIITCDDAGRITEFNPAAEAIFRVSREVAVGRTIGDLIVPPHLKDAHEHGMTRLRATGMGRILGQRLEIAAQRLDGTMFPVELSIVELPTSPAMFAGFVRDITDRTAAERRLQERTQQLDSVFRVSPDGFVMFGSDHLAVDVNPAFLDMTGLARDWLIGATEAQVTEALQRLSATGQPFPRSFTHGTFDTLHLSRPTPRVLKRSVRLLHEGDGQDSGYVMYFRDVTHETEVSDMKTEFLSTAAHELRTPMASIYGFAELLHTRQLDPEMSAEMIEIIYRQADRLVNLLNELLDLARIEARAGKDFRMLEQPITPLVQRTVEAFTPPSEAGRVHLQLPQDLPHVAMDGEKMQQALGNLISNAFKYSPDGGPVTVSAHNDGRHVVISVQDRGIGMKSEQVARAFERFYRADASGNIPGTGLGLTLVKEIIERHGGQVQLDSLHGIGTRATITLPTHTTAPQGTP is encoded by the coding sequence GTGAAGGGCCTGCGCGGCAGACTGCTGCTCGTCACGATCGTGCTGGTGTTCGCGGCGTTCGTGACGGCGTCCACGCGCCTCACGCGGGCGACGGAACTGTCGAGCATCAGCCTGACCGGGTGGGCCTTCTCGGAGTTCGTGCGGCAGGCGGCCCTCACGGACGTCCTCGCCGCCGACGGACGGAACGGGCAGGACCTGTCGGACAGCATCGCGATCCTGCAGAGCAAGGCGCGCGTCGTGTCGAACGACTACTTCGTGGACCGCCTCGACGCGGACAGCGCGGCGGCCCTGCAGCGCGCCCTGAAGGCCACGAATGCCCTGACGGTCCAGCAGGCGACGTCCAGCCGGGGCAGCACGACGCTCGACGCGATCCTGAACGACGCGCAGGTCGCGTACGCGGGCGCGGTGGACGCGCTCAGCGCGCAGCGGGTGCTGCTGCTGCGCGACCTGCGGCTCGTGGAGGTCACGCTCGGCGTGCTGGCGCTGCTGCTGCTCCTGGCGACCAGCATGGTGTTCCGGCAGTTCCGGTCCGACGCGCGCCGCGCCGTGCAGCTGCAGGAGGACCGCGCGCGCGAAGCCGAGTCGAGCGCGTCCCGGCTGCATGACCTGTACGAGGCGACCGCCTCGGCCGAGCCGGACTTCGCGCGGCGGCTCGAACGGGTTCTGCAGATCGGCAAGTCCGCCTTCGGCGCGACGACCGGCATGTACGCCCGCAGCGAGGACGGCGCGCTCGTGGCGGTGTCCGTGACGGGCGACGAGGGCCCCGTCCCGGACCTGCTCGGCTGGGCCGCCGCGCACGCGCAGGACGGGACCGCCACGCGCCGCGAACGGTACCTCGCGGTGCCGGTCATGTCGGACGGCGTGCCGTGCGGCGCGCTCGCGTACGCGCGCCCGGCCGGGCACGGCACCTTCCAGCCGGGCGACGAGGCCTTCCTGGGCCTGATGGCGCAGTGGGTGGGGCAGCACCTGGAGCAGCAGCGGGCCGAGTGGCTGCTGCGGGAGAGCGAGGCGCGCAGCCAGTCCATCATCCGCAGCAGCCTGGACGCCATCATCACCTGCGACGACGCGGGACGCATCACGGAATTCAACCCGGCCGCCGAGGCGATCTTCCGCGTGAGCCGCGAGGTGGCGGTCGGGCGCACCATCGGTGACCTGATCGTGCCGCCTCACCTGAAGGACGCACACGAGCACGGCATGACTCGCCTGCGCGCCACCGGGATGGGCCGCATCCTGGGGCAGCGGCTGGAGATCGCCGCGCAGCGCCTGGACGGCACGATGTTCCCGGTGGAACTGTCGATCGTGGAACTCCCCACGTCGCCCGCCATGTTCGCGGGCTTCGTGCGCGACATCACGGACCGCACGGCCGCCGAGCGCCGCCTGCAGGAGCGCACGCAGCAGCTCGACTCGGTGTTCCGCGTCAGTCCGGACGGCTTCGTGATGTTCGGCAGCGACCACCTCGCCGTGGACGTGAACCCCGCCTTCCTCGACATGACGGGCCTCGCGCGCGACTGGCTGATCGGCGCGACCGAAGCGCAGGTCACGGAGGCCCTGCAGCGCCTCTCTGCGACAGGACAGCCGTTCCCGCGCAGTTTCACGCACGGCACCTTCGACACGCTGCACCTCTCGCGGCCCACCCCGCGCGTCCTGAAACGCAGCGTGCGCCTGCTGCACGAGGGCGACGGGCAGGACAGCGGGTACGTGATGTACTTCCGCGACGTGACGCACGAAACGGAAGTCAGCGACATGAAGACCGAGTTCCTGTCGACCGCCGCGCACGAACTGCGCACCCCCATGGCCAGCATCTACGGCTTCGCGGAACTGCTGCACACCCGGCAGCTGGACCCCGAGATGAGCGCCGAGATGATCGAGATCATCTACCGGCAGGCGGACCGGCTCGTGAACCTCCTGAACGAACTGCTGGACCTCGCGCGCATCGAGGCGCGTGCCGGGAAGGACTTCCGGATGCTGGAGCAGCCGATCACGCCGCTGGTGCAGCGCACGGTGGAGGCCTTCACCCCGCCCAGCGAGGCCGGACGCGTGCACCTGCAGCTGCCGCAGGACCTGCCGCACGTCGCCATGGACGGCGAGAAGATGCAGCAGGCCCTCGGGAACCTCATCTCGAACGCCTTCAAGTACTCCCCGGACGGCGGTCCCGTCACGGTCAGCGCGCACAATGACGGGAGGCACGTGGTGATCAGCGTGCAGGACCGGGGCATCGGCATGAAGAGCGAACAGGTGGCGCGCGCCTTCGAACGCTTCTACCGCGCCGACGCGTCCGGTAACATCCCCGGCACGGGCCTCGGCCTGACCCTAGTGAAGGAGATCATCGAACGGCACGGCGGTCAGGTGCAGCTCGACAGCCTGCACGGCATCGGCACGCGCGCCACCATCACGCTCCCCACCCACACGACCGCGCCACAAGGAACCCCATGA
- a CDS encoding response regulator transcription factor, producing MTAPARLGPVLVVDDEVHLNLLVSSILKLHGCEVITAQNGQQGLDAVRERRDVKVIVTDLNMPVLDGFGMLNAVRALGVNAPVIVLTARGDHRDQEQASTLGAHAFLTKPFSRQQLWELVEPLLQP from the coding sequence ATGACGGCCCCCGCCCGGCTGGGCCCGGTCCTGGTGGTGGACGACGAGGTGCACCTGAACCTGCTCGTGAGCAGCATCCTGAAACTGCACGGCTGCGAGGTCATCACCGCGCAGAACGGCCAGCAGGGCCTGGACGCCGTGCGCGAACGCCGAGACGTGAAGGTCATCGTGACGGACCTGAACATGCCGGTCCTCGACGGGTTCGGGATGCTGAACGCCGTCCGCGCGCTCGGCGTGAACGCGCCCGTGATCGTCCTCACCGCGCGCGGCGACCACCGCGACCAGGAACAGGCCAGCACGCTCGGCGCGCACGCCTTCCTCACCAAGCCCTTCTCGCGTCAGCAGCTGTGGGAGCTGGTCGAGCCGCTCCTGCAGCCCTGA
- a CDS encoding response regulator has product MTKRILIVDDHADLRKLIRLTLMTTPYVLHEAANGRDALQRAAEINPDLVILDVMMPGDLNGYQVCQHIKDDPTLAHTTVMLITARGQQADLEEGARVRADAYLVKPFSPIQLLDLVTQTLGEGRTP; this is encoded by the coding sequence ATGACCAAACGCATCCTGATCGTTGACGACCACGCTGACCTCCGCAAACTCATCCGCCTCACCCTCATGACGACCCCCTACGTGCTGCACGAGGCCGCGAACGGCCGCGACGCCCTGCAGCGCGCCGCCGAGATCAACCCCGACCTCGTGATCCTCGACGTGATGATGCCCGGCGACCTGAACGGCTACCAGGTGTGCCAGCACATCAAGGACGACCCGACCCTCGCGCACACCACCGTCATGCTGATCACGGCACGCGGCCAGCAGGCGGACCTGGAGGAGGGCGCCCGCGTGCGCGCCGACGCGTACCTCGTCAAACCCTTCAGCCCCATCCAGCTGCTCGACCTCGTCACGCAGACGCTCGGCGAGGGCCGCACACCATGA
- a CDS encoding YhgE/Pip domain-containing protein, which produces MTQPTPAPDPTPTPPTRNGLLADYRSLSPSERRLWRLPLMWAAAIAILFIPIVYVAVYLGSVWDPYGKLKDLPVALVEQDQGTTYRGKPYNLGQDLLDAFHDDPPVRFVRYPTQDAAQQAVREGRVYFALTVPADFSRRAIAGSSAEHGLLNLYVSEGTSYFASRVATTVSNAVAANLNTELGSNRWEKVKSSLVDVQTGFVDIRTAVRKLSDGAGTLQNGTATLQKGARDLASGAVTAADGSTKLTSGARSLSSGVSSLTGGVTQLSGGLRQLNDKAPGKAQLQPLQDGTASLAQGAASLAAGTEKLQAGAQKLAGGATSLASGAAQVDGGTAQLAAQLPELSGGLTQLQAGAQKLAGGATSLATGAAQVDGGTSQLAAQLPELSGGLTQLQAGAQKLAGGATSLATGAGTLSSGIKGFGGQATQLGLNAAQLQALQGGAGQLQSGADALKTGAAQLETGATQLSTGLGDASKGAQKAATGAAQLRSGTGALKTGAAQLQTGATQLSTGLGDASKGAQKAATGAAQLRSGTGALKTGAAQLQTGASQLAAGLGDASKGASDLNAGAKRLQGGVQTLVDGNLKIKDALGTITAKLPASKDLTALSGGASTLAGRSADLATGLGKLRDGSAKLATGATDLNTGATKLKDGLDSLYSKVPATVEQLGGDPEGLSESVTVVTTTTAPVGNNGSAFAPYFIALGLWVGCTLTTFIFPYLLIPESARHTGQAARVLRKFTVPGIYVVLQALIVVYGVHLLGVHYLHPALVTVTAVAASLTFMLFVLALNLLLGAAGRLLALVLLVIQLAASGGSYPVELSSPFFRWLHTYIPVTDAINAMRYAMFGAYEGQYALFMTRMGLVALASLIVALLSRRRWMYIADDRFRSPLVLDVG; this is translated from the coding sequence ATGACCCAGCCAACCCCAGCCCCGGACCCCACCCCCACCCCCCCCACCCGCAACGGCCTGCTCGCCGACTACAGAAGCCTCAGCCCCAGCGAACGCCGCCTCTGGCGCCTACCGCTCATGTGGGCCGCCGCCATCGCCATCCTGTTCATCCCCATCGTGTACGTCGCCGTGTACCTCGGCAGCGTCTGGGACCCCTACGGCAAGCTGAAAGACCTCCCCGTCGCGCTCGTCGAACAGGACCAGGGCACCACCTACCGCGGCAAGCCGTACAACCTCGGCCAGGACCTCCTCGACGCCTTCCACGACGACCCGCCCGTCCGCTTCGTCCGCTACCCCACCCAGGACGCCGCGCAGCAGGCCGTCCGCGAGGGCCGCGTGTACTTCGCACTCACCGTGCCCGCAGACTTCAGCCGCCGCGCCATCGCGGGCAGCAGCGCCGAACACGGTCTGCTGAACCTCTACGTCTCCGAAGGCACCAGCTACTTCGCGAGCCGCGTCGCCACCACCGTCAGCAACGCCGTCGCCGCGAACCTCAACACCGAACTCGGCAGCAACCGCTGGGAAAAGGTCAAGAGCTCCCTCGTGGACGTCCAGACCGGCTTCGTGGACATCCGCACCGCCGTGCGCAAACTCTCGGACGGCGCAGGCACCCTCCAGAACGGTACCGCGACCCTGCAGAAGGGTGCGCGCGACCTCGCCAGCGGCGCCGTCACCGCCGCCGACGGCAGCACCAAGCTCACGAGCGGCGCCCGCAGCCTCAGCAGCGGCGTCAGCAGCCTCACGGGCGGCGTCACGCAGCTGTCCGGCGGCCTGCGCCAGCTGAACGACAAGGCCCCCGGCAAAGCCCAGCTGCAACCCCTGCAGGACGGTACGGCCAGCCTCGCCCAGGGTGCAGCCAGCCTCGCGGCAGGCACCGAAAAACTCCAGGCCGGAGCGCAGAAACTCGCGGGCGGTGCGACCAGCCTCGCGAGCGGCGCGGCGCAGGTGGACGGAGGCACGGCGCAGCTCGCCGCGCAACTCCCGGAACTCTCGGGCGGCCTGACGCAGCTGCAGGCCGGAGCGCAGAAACTCGCGGGCGGTGCGACCAGCCTCGCGACCGGCGCGGCGCAGGTGGACGGCGGCACGTCGCAGCTCGCCGCGCAGCTCCCGGAACTCTCGGGCGGCCTGACGCAGCTGCAGGCCGGAGCGCAGAAACTCGCGGGCGGCGCGACCAGCCTCGCGACCGGCGCGGGCACCCTCAGCAGCGGCATCAAAGGCTTCGGCGGGCAGGCCACCCAGCTCGGCCTGAACGCCGCGCAGCTTCAGGCCCTGCAGGGCGGCGCGGGCCAGCTGCAGAGCGGTGCGGACGCCCTGAAGACCGGTGCCGCGCAGCTCGAGACGGGCGCCACACAGCTCTCCACCGGCCTCGGAGACGCCAGCAAGGGCGCGCAGAAGGCCGCGACCGGCGCCGCGCAACTGCGCAGCGGGACCGGCGCCCTGAAGACCGGCGCCGCGCAGCTCCAGACGGGCGCCACGCAGCTCTCCACCGGCCTCGGAGACGCCAGCAAGGGCGCGCAGAAGGCCGCGACCGGCGCCGCCCAGCTGCGCAGCGGGACCGGCGCCCTGAAGACCGGCGCCGCGCAGCTCCAGACGGGCGCCTCGCAGCTCGCCGCCGGTCTCGGCGACGCCAGCAAGGGGGCCAGCGACCTGAACGCCGGCGCGAAACGCCTGCAGGGCGGCGTGCAGACCCTGGTCGACGGCAACCTCAAGATCAAGGACGCGCTCGGCACGATCACCGCCAAACTCCCCGCCAGCAAGGACCTCACGGCCCTCAGCGGCGGCGCCAGCACCCTCGCCGGCCGCTCCGCCGACCTCGCCACCGGCCTCGGCAAACTCCGCGACGGCAGCGCCAAGCTCGCCACCGGCGCCACCGACCTCAACACCGGCGCCACCAAACTCAAGGACGGCCTCGACAGCCTGTACAGCAAGGTGCCCGCCACCGTCGAACAGCTCGGCGGCGACCCCGAAGGCCTCTCCGAGAGCGTCACGGTCGTCACGACCACCACCGCGCCCGTCGGGAACAACGGCTCCGCCTTCGCGCCGTACTTCATCGCGCTCGGCCTGTGGGTCGGCTGCACCCTCACCACCTTCATCTTCCCTTACCTCCTCATTCCCGAGAGCGCCCGGCACACCGGGCAGGCCGCACGCGTCCTGCGAAAATTCACGGTGCCCGGCATCTACGTCGTCCTGCAGGCCCTCATCGTGGTGTACGGCGTGCACCTGCTCGGCGTGCACTACCTGCACCCCGCCCTCGTCACCGTGACCGCCGTGGCCGCCAGCCTCACCTTCATGCTGTTCGTGCTGGCCCTCAACCTGCTGCTCGGCGCGGCCGGACGCCTGCTCGCGCTGGTGCTCCTCGTGATCCAGCTCGCCGCGAGTGGCGGCAGCTACCCCGTGGAGCTCTCCAGCCCCTTCTTCCGCTGGCTGCACACGTACATTCCCGTCACGGACGCCATCAACGCCATGCGCTACGCCATGTTCGGCGCGTACGAGGGCCAGTACGCGCTGTTCATGACCCGCATGGGCCTCGTCGCCCTCGCGAGCCTGATCGTCGCGCTCCTCAGCCGCCGCCGCTGGATGTACATCGCCGACGACCGCTTCCGCTCCCCGCTCGTCCTCGACGTCGGCTGA
- a CDS encoding helix-turn-helix domain-containing protein, whose amino-acid sequence METFLTTREAADRLGVSLRTVQQWVEQGALQAYKTHGGHRRILRSSLDRMLAERESALRGHTLKVLVVEDDAALLRLYTLTLGGWDLPLDLRATDNGIQALVEVGAWQPDVLILDLHLPGLDGFELVRRLNALVPHPALIVVTGLDPHEIGARGGLPPELPVLPKPVPFAVLKRHLETLLQPARPALERSPA is encoded by the coding sequence GTGGAAACCTTCCTGACCACCCGCGAGGCCGCCGACCGCCTCGGGGTGTCGCTGCGCACCGTGCAGCAGTGGGTGGAGCAGGGCGCGCTGCAGGCCTACAAGACGCACGGCGGGCACCGCCGCATCCTGCGCTCCTCGCTCGACCGCATGCTGGCCGAACGCGAGAGCGCCCTGCGCGGCCACACCCTCAAGGTGCTGGTGGTGGAGGACGACGCCGCCCTGCTGCGGCTTTACACCCTGACGCTCGGCGGCTGGGACCTGCCGCTCGACCTGCGCGCCACCGACAACGGTATTCAGGCCCTGGTGGAGGTGGGCGCGTGGCAGCCGGACGTGCTGATCCTCGACCTGCACCTGCCGGGCCTGGACGGCTTCGAACTGGTGCGCCGACTGAACGCGCTCGTCCCGCACCCGGCACTGATCGTGGTGACGGGTCTCGACCCGCACGAGATCGGTGCGCGCGGCGGCCTGCCGCCGGAACTGCCGGTCCTGCCGAAACCCGTGCCGTTCGCCGTGCTGAAACGCCACCTCGAAACGCTCCTGCAACCCGCCCGTCCCGCCCTGGAGAGGTCACCCGCATGA
- a CDS encoding FAD-binding dehydrogenase yields the protein MTHATDAIVVGAGLAGLVAAAELADAGKRVLLLDQEGEQNLGGQAFWSFGGLFLIDSPEQRRLGIRDSLDLATRDWANTAGFDRPEDHWPRQWAEHYLNFAAGEKRAWLHGMGMRWFPVVGWAERGGQGAEGPGNSVPRFHVTWGTGPGVVEPFERRVRAHASAGRITFAFRHRVTGLTTHGDRVTGVHGQLLEASDVARGERSSRVTVGDFEYTAGAVIVTSGGIGGNHDLVRRYWPTERLGPAPDFMVAGVPAHVDGTLRETVHAAGANLIHPDRMWHYTEGLRNWNPIWHNHGIRVLPGPSSLWLTPDGERLPYPNYPGFDTLTSLTHITTHRYPYTWFLLNEKIIRREFALSGSEQNPDLTNRDVRGVLSRVRGVQDPVRAFMDHGEDFVVRATLPELVQGMNDLTGETRLQLDTVRRAVQDRDLQIRNPYSKDPQVTAIRGARAYPGDRFTRVAAPAPILGPASGPLIAVRMNVLTRKSLGGLETDLQARVLTPAGTPIPGLYAAGEVAGFGGGGMHGYRSLEGTFLGGCLYSGRVAGRAAATEL from the coding sequence ATGACACACGCCACAGACGCCATCGTGGTCGGCGCCGGACTTGCCGGACTCGTCGCCGCCGCCGAACTCGCCGACGCCGGAAAACGCGTCCTGCTGCTCGACCAGGAAGGCGAACAGAACCTCGGCGGACAGGCCTTCTGGTCCTTCGGCGGCCTCTTCCTGATCGACTCGCCCGAACAGCGCCGCCTCGGCATCCGCGACTCCCTGGACCTCGCCACGCGCGACTGGGCGAACACCGCGGGCTTCGACCGGCCCGAAGACCACTGGCCGCGCCAGTGGGCCGAACACTACCTGAACTTCGCCGCGGGCGAGAAACGCGCGTGGCTGCACGGCATGGGCATGCGCTGGTTCCCCGTCGTCGGCTGGGCCGAACGCGGCGGGCAGGGCGCCGAAGGCCCCGGCAACAGCGTCCCGCGCTTCCACGTCACCTGGGGCACCGGCCCCGGTGTCGTCGAACCCTTCGAACGCCGCGTCCGTGCGCACGCCAGCGCCGGACGCATCACCTTCGCGTTCCGGCACCGCGTCACCGGCCTCACCACGCACGGCGACCGCGTCACCGGCGTGCACGGCCAGCTGCTCGAAGCGAGCGACGTCGCGCGCGGCGAACGCAGCTCCCGCGTCACCGTCGGCGACTTCGAGTACACGGCAGGCGCCGTGATCGTCACGTCCGGCGGCATCGGCGGAAACCACGACCTCGTGCGCCGCTACTGGCCCACCGAACGCCTCGGGCCCGCCCCGGACTTCATGGTGGCCGGCGTCCCCGCCCACGTGGACGGCACCCTGCGCGAAACCGTGCACGCCGCCGGAGCGAACCTCATCCATCCGGACCGCATGTGGCACTACACCGAAGGGCTCCGCAACTGGAACCCCATCTGGCACAACCACGGCATCCGCGTCCTGCCCGGCCCGAGCAGCCTGTGGCTCACCCCGGACGGCGAACGCCTCCCGTACCCCAACTACCCCGGCTTCGACACCCTCACCAGCCTCACGCACATCACCACGCACCGCTACCCGTACACGTGGTTCCTGCTCAACGAGAAGATCATCCGCCGCGAATTCGCACTCTCCGGCAGCGAACAGAACCCGGACCTGACGAACCGCGACGTGCGGGGCGTCCTGTCCCGCGTGCGCGGCGTGCAGGACCCCGTCCGTGCCTTCATGGACCACGGCGAGGACTTCGTGGTGCGCGCCACCCTCCCCGAACTCGTGCAGGGCATGAACGACCTGACCGGCGAAACCCGCCTCCAGCTCGACACCGTGCGGCGCGCCGTGCAGGACCGTGACCTGCAGATCCGTAACCCCTACTCCAAGGACCCACAGGTGACCGCCATCCGCGGCGCACGCGCCTACCCCGGTGACCGCTTCACGCGCGTCGCCGCGCCTGCCCCGATCCTCGGCCCGGCCAGCGGGCCACTCATCGCCGTGCGTATGAACGTCCTCACCCGCAAATCCCTCGGCGGCCTGGAGACGGACCTGCAGGCCCGCGTCCTCACGCCCGCCGGGACGCCCATCCCCGGCCTGTACGCCGCCGGAGAGGTCGCCGGGTTCGGCGGGGGCGGCATGCACGGCTACCGCAGCCTGGAAGGCACCTTCCTGGGCGGCTGCCTGTACAGCGGCCGCGTCGCCGGGAGGGCCGCCGCCACCGAACTCTGA
- a CDS encoding SDR family oxidoreductase, with protein MTDLPSTLPNSSAQRTALVVGASGLSGSHLARLLVREGWTVYGLSRAPSDEGAGVRPVAADLLDRDGLTRALAQVAPTHVFITSWMRNDTEAENIRVNSLMVRNVLDAVAVHRTLRHVALVTGLKHYLGPFDAYAQGASLPVTPLREDLPRLDVPNFYYAQEDEVYAAAARDGFTWSVHRPHTLIGRAVGNAMNLGTTLAVYASICRETGRPFRWPGSGAQWSGVSDVTDVDVLARHLLWAAETEAAHDQAFNVVNGDVFRWSWLWGRVAEWFGVEAAGFDGQIHPLEQELAGAEGVWADLAARHGLRESRLGRLASPWHTDLDLSRPIEVVTDMARSRRLGFTVYRSTEDSFLDLFAELRRERLIPE; from the coding sequence ATGACCGACCTCCCCAGCACCCTCCCCAACTCTTCCGCGCAGCGCACGGCGCTCGTCGTGGGCGCGTCCGGCCTGTCCGGCAGTCATCTCGCCCGGCTCCTCGTCCGTGAAGGCTGGACGGTGTACGGCCTGTCCAGAGCTCCGAGTGACGAAGGCGCAGGCGTCCGGCCCGTCGCGGCGGACCTGCTGGACCGGGACGGGCTGACGCGGGCGCTCGCGCAGGTCGCGCCGACGCACGTGTTCATCACGTCGTGGATGCGGAACGACACCGAGGCAGAGAACATCCGCGTGAACAGCCTGATGGTCCGCAACGTGCTCGACGCGGTCGCCGTGCACCGCACGCTGCGGCACGTGGCGCTCGTGACGGGCCTGAAGCATTACCTGGGGCCGTTCGACGCGTACGCGCAGGGGGCGTCGCTGCCGGTCACGCCGCTGCGGGAGGACCTGCCGCGGCTGGACGTCCCGAACTTCTATTACGCGCAGGAGGACGAGGTGTACGCGGCGGCCGCGCGGGACGGGTTCACGTGGAGCGTGCACCGGCCGCACACCCTGATCGGGCGGGCGGTGGGGAATGCCATGAATCTCGGGACGACGCTGGCCGTGTACGCGTCCATCTGCCGCGAGACGGGCCGTCCTTTCCGCTGGCCGGGGTCGGGCGCGCAGTGGTCGGGCGTGTCGGACGTGACGGACGTGGACGTGCTGGCCCGGCACCTGCTGTGGGCGGCCGAGACGGAGGCGGCGCACGATCAGGCGTTCAACGTGGTGAACGGTGACGTGTTCCGCTGGTCGTGGCTGTGGGGCCGCGTCGCCGAGTGGTTCGGGGTGGAGGCGGCCGGATTCGACGGCCAGATTCACCCGCTGGAGCAGGAGCTGGCGGGGGCGGAGGGCGTGTGGGCGGACCTCGCCGCGCGGCACGGCCTGCGCGAGTCGCGGCTCGGGCGTCTCGCGTCGCCGTGGCACACGGACCTCGACCTGAGCCGCCCGATCGAGGTGGTGACCGACATGGCCCGTAGCCGCAGGCTGGGATTCACGGTGTACCGCAGCACCGAGGATTCCTTCCTGGACCTGTTCGCGGAACTGCGGCGGGAGCGGCTCATCCCGGAATGA
- a CDS encoding molybdopterin-dependent oxidoreductase: MNRVALVSLCLLTLVSCSRPGPAYQKVTALDVSADAPTGTVLTVTDASGHSTSFTRGDLAALGLVTYTTPDPSLKNRPVRYVGPLLSDLLRRTGIPQDATLHLVAHDRYTTNLDLKPLKDVPLVLALEADGKALKLSDQGPVYLVFPYQAYKLNTAKYDSAWVWQLERIEAR, from the coding sequence ATGAACAGAGTCGCGCTTGTCAGCCTGTGCCTCCTGACCCTCGTCTCCTGCTCCCGCCCCGGCCCGGCCTACCAGAAGGTCACGGCGCTCGACGTCTCGGCGGACGCGCCCACCGGCACGGTCCTGACCGTCACCGACGCGTCGGGCCACTCCACCAGCTTCACGCGGGGCGACCTCGCGGCCCTGGGGCTCGTGACGTACACCACCCCGGACCCCAGCCTCAAGAACCGCCCCGTCCGGTACGTCGGGCCGCTCCTGAGCGACCTGCTGCGCAGGACGGGCATCCCGCAGGACGCCACGCTGCACCTCGTGGCGCACGACCGCTACACCACCAACCTCGACCTGAAACCTCTCAAGGACGTGCCGCTCGTCCTGGCGCTCGAAGCGGACGGCAAGGCCCTGAAGCTCAGCGATCAGGGTCCGGTGTACCTCGTGTTCCCGTACCAGGCCTACAAGCTGAACACCGCGAAGTACGATTCGGCATGGGTCTGGCAGCTCGAACGCATTGAGGCGAGGTGA